A window of the Miscanthus floridulus cultivar M001 chromosome 14, ASM1932011v1, whole genome shotgun sequence genome harbors these coding sequences:
- the LOC136503014 gene encoding indole-3-acetic acid-amido synthetase GH3.8-like, translated as FLHSICYHESLKVRRLLCNSLIIEGTNEGTITRSQNGLVRAVSFLQRNWSHLAADIQAGALVGSRRVSDPSVRAAVNAVLRQDPELAQFIRTECGGGSRQGDDCWAGILTRLWPNAKYLDTISTGTMAQYVPTLRYFSGGDLPIVSTVYGSSECYFGLNLRPMSGGDPSEATYTIMPNMAYFEFLPTDAAAAGADATASHQLVELACVEARREYELVVTTYGGLYRYRVGDVLRVTGFHNAALELRFVRRRNVQLSVDVERTDEAELQRAVGRASSTLLVPRGAGVLDYTARTCAETVPGHYVVYWELLLSSSSATAAAAAETTTGVVDDGDVLGLCCLEMEEALILVPLEIRVVRPGSIGPLEIRVVRPGTFEEVSDYAVVSRGASVGQYKVPPCVTVPAVVQLLDSRVVSRHFIPAFEEETTA; from the coding sequence TTTTTGCACTCTATCTGTTATCATGAAAGTTTAAAAGTTCGTCGTTTGCTCTGTAATTCGTTGATAATAGAGGGGACCAATGAAGGAACAATAACCAGATCACAGAACGGCCTCGTCCGCGCGGTCTCCTTCCTGCAGCGCAACTGGAGCCACCTCGCAGCCGACATCCAAGCCGGCGCGCTCGTGGGCAGCCGGCGCGTCTCCGACCCCTCGGTGCGTGCAGCCGTCAATGCCGTGCTCCGGCAGGACCCCGAGCTCGCGCAGTTCATCCGGACGGAGTGCGGCGGCGGCTCGAGGCAGGGTGACGACTGCTGGGCCGGCATCCTGACGCGCCTTTGGCCGAACGCCAAGTACCTGGACACCATCAGCACCGGCACCATGGCGCAGTACGTCCCGACGCTTCGTTACTTCAGCGGCGGCGACCTGCCCATCGTGTCCACCGTCTACGGGTCCTCGGAGTGCTACTTCGGCCTCAACCTCCGGCCGATGTCCGGCGGCGACCCATCGGAGGCCACGTACACCATCATGCCCAACATGGCCTACTTCGAGTTCCTCCCCACAGACGCCGCTGCCGCTGGCGCGGACGCCACGGCGAGCCACCAGCTCGTGGAGCTGGCCTGCGTGGAGGCCAGGCGCGAGTACGAGCTAGTGGTGACCACCTACGGCGGGCTGTACCGGTACCGCGTGGGCGACGTCCTCCGCGTGACGGGTTTCCACAACGCGGCGCTGGAGCTCCGGTTCGTGCGCCGCCGCAACGTGCAGCTATCCGTCGACGTCGAGAGGACCGATGAGGCGGAGCTGCAGCGCGCGGTGGGGCGCGCGTCGTCCACGCTACTCGTCCCGCGCGGCGCGGGCGTACTGGACTACACCGCCCGGACGTGCGCCGAGACCGTCCCGGGGCACTACGTCGTGTACTGGGAGCTGCTGCTGTCTTCCTcttccgccaccgccgccgccgcggccgagaCGACGACGGGCGTGGTGGACGACGGCGACGTGCTGGGTCTGTGCTGCTTGGAGATGGAGGAGGCGCTGATACTCGTACCGCTGGAGATCCGGGTGGTCCGGCCGGGCTCCATCGGGCCGCTGGAGATCCGGGTGGTCCGGCCGGGCACCTTCGAGGAGGTGTCGGACTACGCCGTCGTCTCCCGCGGCGCGTCCGTCGGGCAGTACAAGGTGCCCCCGTGCGTGACGGTTCCGGCCGTCGTCCAGCTGCTCGACTCGCGCGTCGTGTCGCGCCACTTCATCCCCGCGTTTGAAGAAGAAACTACAGCTTAG